A single genomic interval of Daucus carota subsp. sativus chromosome 1, DH1 v3.0, whole genome shotgun sequence harbors:
- the LOC108208475 gene encoding respiratory burst oxidase homolog protein B isoform X2 — protein sequence MKNQGSQLQADEGLGSSRPIAFKSARFKEEPKGNDPYIEITVDVADDSALVQSIKGTPDQEAALLAKRPSFSSQLSSRLRRVSRELKSSFSSSPRKSTSDNKGVKHCPSGTAQALVGLRFMHNNVGNNDGWSGVEARFDQLSVDGTLPRSCFCKCIGMTDSIEFMGELYDALARRRGITSSTITKDELHEFWKQITDTSFDARLQTFFDMVDKDADGRLTQDEIKEIITLSASANKLTKIVESADEYAALIMEELDPSNLGYAEMYNVEMLLVRLPNDSAFSATESKDLRSLISDRLLLTKDGNLMRRGYSRIGYFIHDNWRRLWVLCLWLLICAGLFLWKFFEYKHKAVFDVMGYCVCIAKGSAETLKYNMALILLPVCRNTITWLRSRTHLGLIIPFDDNVNFHKVVATGIAIGAGLHVGAHLSCDFPRLLHSTDKEYDRMEHYYGHHRPNDYWWFVSSTEGWTGMTMLVLMTVAFILANPWFRQNRFNLPRMIKRLTGYNAFWFSHHLFVIVYVLLIIHGTFIYLSKEWYAKTTWMYLAIPMVLYGIERLIRAFRSGYRTVKSLKVAVYPGNVISLQFTKPCRFKYTSGQYIFVNCSKVSPFEWHPFSLTSAPGDDHLSLHIRAAGDWTSQLKALFCRFDQPAAEINHSGLPREDLSQDLSQQSHNVHRMPKLLIDGPYGAPAQDYTQYDIVLLVGLGIGATPLISIIKDVLYHIKQKKENNAEGTESRKKPHNLFNTTRVYFYWVTREEGSFEWFKNMMNEVAENDAEQVIEVHNYCTSVYEEGDARSALITMLQTFQHAKNGVDVVSGTRIRTHFARPNWRNVFEHVAVNHPSKRVGVFYSGARSLFPELRQLSHEFSRETATKFDFHKENF from the exons ATGAAGAATCAAGGCTCTCAACTGCAGGCTGATGAAGGCCTTGGGAGTTCTAGGCCAATAGCCTTCAAAAGTGCAAGATTCAAAGAAGAACCAAAGGGAAATGATCCCTACATAGAAATAACTGTAGATGTTGCAGATGATTCTGCCCTGGTGCAGAGCATAAAGGGCACTCCTGATCAAGAAGCAGCATTGTTAGCGAAACGCCCTTCGTTTTCTTCTCAGCTCTCCTCCAGGCTGAGAAGAGTTTCAAGGGAGTTGAAGAGTAGCTTTTCTAGTTCTCCGAGGAAAAGTACCTCTGATAACAAGGGGGTTAAGCACTGCCCCTCGGGGACTGCCCAAGCCCTTGTTGGGTTGAGATTTATGCACAATAATGTTGGAAACAATGATGGATGGTCCGGGGTGGAAGCACGATTTGATCAGCTCTCTGTTGATGGCACGTTGCCACGGTCTTGCTTCTGCAAGTGTATAG GAATGACGGATTCAATTGAGTTTATGGGGGAGCTTTATGATGCTTTAGCGCGAAGAAGGGGGATAACTTCTTCAACAATTACTAAAGATGAGCTGCATGAATTCTGGAAACAGATCACAGACACAAGTTTTGATGCTAGGCTCCAAACTTTCTTCGACAT GGTTGACAAGGATGCTGATGGAAGACTTACTCAAGATGAAATTAAAGAG ATCATCACATTAAGTGCTTCTGCAAATAAGCTAACAAAGATAGTGGAGAGTGCAGATGAGTATGCTGCCCTTATTATGGAGGAACTTGATCCTAGTAATCTTGGGTACGCCGAG ATGTATAATGTTGAAATGCTACTAGTGAGACTTCCAAATGATTCGGCCTTCTCTGCTACAGAAAGCAAGGACTTGAGAAGCCTGATAAGCGATAGGCTCCTCCTAACCAAAGATGGAAACTTAATGAGAAGAGGATACTCGAGGATCGGCTACTTCATACATGACAATTGGAGGAGGCTCTGGGTGCTTTGCCTGTGGCTTCTGATATGTGCAGGACTATTTTTATGGAAGTTCTTCGAGTACAAACATAAGGCCGTGTTTGATGTGATGGGCTATTGTGTTTGTATTGCCAAGGGTAGCGCAGAGACGTTGAAATACAACATGGCTCTCATCCTTCTTCCTGTTTGTAGAAACACTATTACTTGGCTCAGAAGCAGGACTCACTTGGGCCTTATTATTCCATTTGATGATAATGTCAATTTTCACAAG GTAGTTGCTACTGGGATAGCAATTGGAGCAGGCCTACATGTCGGGGCACACTTATCATGTGATTTCCCTAGGCTACTCCATTCGACTGATAAGGAATACGATAGAATGGAGCATTATTACGGTCATCACAGGCCGAATGACTACTGGTGGTTTGTAAGTAGCACTGAGGGTTGGACTGGCATGACAATGTTGGTGCTTATGACAGTAGCCTTCATATTAGCCAATCCATGGTTCCGACAAAACAGATTTAACCTCCCCAGAATGATCAAGCGCCTCACGGGTTACAATGCATTCTGGTTTTCTCATCATCTGTTTGTTATAGTTTATGTCCTCCTCATCATTCATGGAACTTTCATTTACCTTTCCAAAGAATGGTATGCCAAAACA ACATGGATGTATCTTGCTATTCCGATGGTCTTATATGGCATTGAACGCTTGATTAGAGCGTTTAGGTCCGGGTACAGAACTGTGAAAAGTTTGAAG GTTGCTGTATACCCAGGAAACGTGATATCCTTGCAGTTCACTAAGCCTTGTCGGTTTAAGTACACTAGTGGGCAATATATTTTCGTGAATTGTTCCAAAGTATCACCATTTGAATG GCATCCATTTTCACTTACTTCGGCTCCTGGAGATGATCATTTAAGCCTCCATATCCGAGCAGCAGGGGACTGGACATCACAGCTGAAAGCACTCTTCTGTCGG TTTGATCAGCCTGCAGCAGAAATTAATCATAGCGGCCTTCCAAGAGAAGATCTGTCACAGGATCTGTCACAGCAAAGCCATAACGTACATAG GATGCCAAAGCTCTTAATTGACGGTCCCTATGGAGCTCCGGCTCAAGACTACACACAATATGACATCGTCCTACTCGTTGGTCTGGGAATTGGAGCAACCCCTTTAATCAGCATTATCAAAGACGTGCTTTACCacatcaaacaaaaaaaagaaaataatgcaGAAGGCACTGAAAGCCGCAAGAAACCTCACAATCTGTTCAACACTACAAGGGTATATTTCTATTGGGTGACTCGCGAAGAAGGCTCGTTTGAGTGGTTCAAAAACATGATGAATGAAGTCGCGGAAAATGATGCAGAGCAGGTGATTGAGGTGCACAATTACTGCACAAGTGTGTATGAAGAAGGAGATGCGAGGTCTGCTTTAATAACCATGCTGCAGACCTTCCAGCATGCTAAAAATGGCGTCGATGTTGTGTCTGGGACGCGGATCAGGACTCATTTCGCCAGGCCTAACTGGCGCAATGTTTTTGAGCATGTTGCAGTTAATCATCCTAGCAAGCGAGTTG GAGTGTTCTATTCTGGTGCCCGCAGTTTGTTTCCGGAGCTGAGGCAGTTATCTCATGAATTCTCCCGGGAAACAGCCACAAAGTTTGATTTTCACAAGGAGAACTTTTGA
- the LOC108212192 gene encoding carbon catabolite repressor protein 4 homolog 1 isoform X2, whose protein sequence is MGAGDFVGPEVEIEVVMSLRSKTPVVGCEINPSVRVSGHGSGQPPPHTLNFTWYRERSTAATDAQEVCSLESHLSVTDASDINPLRPIDEMAQKNNPATNPLHAAGNVLPLDLSYHNVIDVKREGITWIKLGSSRSYVPSSDDVGFALKLECVPIDHSTGVHLSQVFVVLTNPVIIFPAPSPRSMISVGSAKKSECSSIEPQSISGINFSVLSYNILADLYASRNAHQNTPAWALTWEYRSQNLLNELIGYHADIVCLQEVQSDHFDTLFQPEMERHGYSSVYKKKTKEVYTANQYITDGCAIFFRDDKFKLIIKYELEFDNHLFPVVDMLPPNQRNEVCFRLMKGNIAVVLILEAVGNDSMQNGLKPRIGVANTHIHADTNFQDAKMFQVVNFIKGLEEISNSQIPLLICGDMNSLPKSDPYKFVREGKVRHVSNKLRDPLGIQKHMVFSHSMRLASAYTSLGQSVSVDGKQKAKMNSKTGEPKFTNFGSGHPRTLDYIFYTDDLKVEELLELLDKRNIGGHALPSPLWSSDHIALMASFSYKQGYISQQLSVPRNPWEGKTPGLKLLLMEEFGEGNEYTSRHCKLLS, encoded by the exons ATGGGTGCAGGAGATTTTGTGGGCCCGGAAGTTGAAATTGAAGTTGTGATGAGTCTGAGATCAAAAACTCCGGTGGTCGGTTGTGAAATTAACCCTTCTGTTCGGGTTAGTGGACATGGGTCGGGTCAGCCTCCTCCACACACCCTCAACTTCACTTG GTACCGTGAGAGGAGTACTGCTGCAACAGACGCCCAGGAAGTCTGCTCCTTGGAATCACATTTATCTGTTACTGATGCATCAGATATCAACCCCCTTCGTCCTATTGATGAGAtggcacagaaaaacaatcctgcAACCAATCCTTTGCATGCTGCTGGTAATGTATTGCCACTTGACTTAAGCTATCACAATGTGATTGATGTTAAAAGAGAAGGAATAACATGGATTAAGTTAGGATCTTCAAGATCTTATGTACCATCTTCAGATGATGTGGGTTTTGCTTTGAAATTAGAATGTGTCCCTATTGACCATTCAACTGGCGTGCATTTGTCCCAGGTGTTTGTCGTTTTAACTAATCCTGTCATAATATTTCCTGCTCCTAGCCCTCGTTCTATGATTTCAGTAGGATCTGCAAAGAAGTCTGAGTGTTCAAGTATTGAACCACAGTCTATTAGTGGTATAAACTTTTCTGTACTCTCGTATAATATCCTTGCCGATCTATATGCTAGTAGGAATGCCCACCAGAATACACCTGCTTGGGCGCTTACGTGGGAATACCGGAGTCAAAATTTACTTAACGAGCTTATTGGTTATCATGCAGATATCGTTTGCCTTCAGGAG GTACAAAGTGATCATTTTGATACATTGTTTCAACCTGAGATGGAAAGACATGGCTATTCATCAGTTTATAAGAAAAAAACCAAAGAG GTGTATACTGCTAACCAGTATATAACCGATGGATGTGCGATATTTTTCCGCGATGACAAATTCAAGCTAATCATTAAATATGAG CTTGAATTTGATAATCACCTTTTTCCTGTAGTTGACATGTTGCCACCAAATCAGAGAAATGAAGTTTGCTTTCGCCTGATGAAG GGTAACATTGCAGTTGTCTTAATATTAGAAGCAGTAGGAAATGACAGTATGCAGAATGGCCTGAAGCCCAGGATTGGTGTG GCAAACACTCACATACATGCCGATACAAATTTCCAAGATGCTAAAATGTTTCAG GTGGTCAACTTCATTAAAGGACTAGAAGAAATTTCAAATTCACAGATTCCTCTTTTGATATGCGGGGACATGAACTCGCTTCCAAAAAG TGATCCCTATAAATTTGTACGTGAGGGAAAAGTTAGACATGTTAGCAACAAACTCAGAGATCCATTGGGAATACAGAAACATATGGTGTTTAGTCACTCCATGCGCTtg GCTAGTGCTTATACGTCACTGGGTCAATCTGTAAGTGTGGACGGAAAGCAGAAAGCAAAAATGAACAGTAAAACTGGAGAGCCGAAGTTTACAAACTTTGGTTCAGGACATCCACGGACTCTAGactatattttctacacag ATGATCTAAAGGTCGAAGAGCTATTGGAGCTTCTTGATAAGAGGAACATTGGAGGCCATGCTCTTCCATCACCTCTATGGTCTTCAGATCACATTGCACTCATGGCAAGTTTTAGCTATAAGCAAGGTTATATAAGCCAACAACTTTCAGTACCTCGGAACCCATGGGAAGGTAAAACCCCTGGATTAAAATTACTTCTTATGGAAGAATTTGGTGAAGGTAATGAGTACACTAGCAGGCACTGTAAACTTCTCTCTTAA
- the LOC108212192 gene encoding carbon catabolite repressor protein 4 homolog 1 isoform X1: MGAGDFVGPEVEIEVVMSLRSKTPVVGCEINPSVRVSGHGSGQPPPHTLNFTWYRERSTAATDAQEVCSLESHLSVTDASDINPLRPIDEMAQKNNPATNPLHAAGNVLPLDLSYHNVIDVKREGITWIKLGSSRSYVPSSDDVGFALKLECVPIDHSTGVHLSQVFVVLTNPVIIFPAPSPRSMISVGSAKKSECSSIEPQSISGINFSVLSYNILADLYASRNAHQNTPAWALTWEYRSQNLLNELIGYHADIVCLQEVQSDHFDTLFQPEMERHGYSSVYKKKTKEVYTANQYITDGCAIFFRDDKFKLIIKYELEFDNHLFPVVDMLPPNQRNEVCFRLMKGNIAVVLILEAVGNDSMQNGLKPRIGVANTHIHADTNFQDAKMFQVVNFIKGLEEISNSQIPLLICGDMNSLPKSDPYKFVREGKVRHVSNKLRDPLGIQKHMVFSHSMRLASAYTSLGQSVSVDGKQKAKMNSKTGEPKFTNFGSGHPRTLDYIFYTEDDLKVEELLELLDKRNIGGHALPSPLWSSDHIALMASFSYKQGYISQQLSVPRNPWEGKTPGLKLLLMEEFGEGNEYTSRHCKLLS; encoded by the exons ATGGGTGCAGGAGATTTTGTGGGCCCGGAAGTTGAAATTGAAGTTGTGATGAGTCTGAGATCAAAAACTCCGGTGGTCGGTTGTGAAATTAACCCTTCTGTTCGGGTTAGTGGACATGGGTCGGGTCAGCCTCCTCCACACACCCTCAACTTCACTTG GTACCGTGAGAGGAGTACTGCTGCAACAGACGCCCAGGAAGTCTGCTCCTTGGAATCACATTTATCTGTTACTGATGCATCAGATATCAACCCCCTTCGTCCTATTGATGAGAtggcacagaaaaacaatcctgcAACCAATCCTTTGCATGCTGCTGGTAATGTATTGCCACTTGACTTAAGCTATCACAATGTGATTGATGTTAAAAGAGAAGGAATAACATGGATTAAGTTAGGATCTTCAAGATCTTATGTACCATCTTCAGATGATGTGGGTTTTGCTTTGAAATTAGAATGTGTCCCTATTGACCATTCAACTGGCGTGCATTTGTCCCAGGTGTTTGTCGTTTTAACTAATCCTGTCATAATATTTCCTGCTCCTAGCCCTCGTTCTATGATTTCAGTAGGATCTGCAAAGAAGTCTGAGTGTTCAAGTATTGAACCACAGTCTATTAGTGGTATAAACTTTTCTGTACTCTCGTATAATATCCTTGCCGATCTATATGCTAGTAGGAATGCCCACCAGAATACACCTGCTTGGGCGCTTACGTGGGAATACCGGAGTCAAAATTTACTTAACGAGCTTATTGGTTATCATGCAGATATCGTTTGCCTTCAGGAG GTACAAAGTGATCATTTTGATACATTGTTTCAACCTGAGATGGAAAGACATGGCTATTCATCAGTTTATAAGAAAAAAACCAAAGAG GTGTATACTGCTAACCAGTATATAACCGATGGATGTGCGATATTTTTCCGCGATGACAAATTCAAGCTAATCATTAAATATGAG CTTGAATTTGATAATCACCTTTTTCCTGTAGTTGACATGTTGCCACCAAATCAGAGAAATGAAGTTTGCTTTCGCCTGATGAAG GGTAACATTGCAGTTGTCTTAATATTAGAAGCAGTAGGAAATGACAGTATGCAGAATGGCCTGAAGCCCAGGATTGGTGTG GCAAACACTCACATACATGCCGATACAAATTTCCAAGATGCTAAAATGTTTCAG GTGGTCAACTTCATTAAAGGACTAGAAGAAATTTCAAATTCACAGATTCCTCTTTTGATATGCGGGGACATGAACTCGCTTCCAAAAAG TGATCCCTATAAATTTGTACGTGAGGGAAAAGTTAGACATGTTAGCAACAAACTCAGAGATCCATTGGGAATACAGAAACATATGGTGTTTAGTCACTCCATGCGCTtg GCTAGTGCTTATACGTCACTGGGTCAATCTGTAAGTGTGGACGGAAAGCAGAAAGCAAAAATGAACAGTAAAACTGGAGAGCCGAAGTTTACAAACTTTGGTTCAGGACATCCACGGACTCTAGactatattttctacacag AAGATGATCTAAAGGTCGAAGAGCTATTGGAGCTTCTTGATAAGAGGAACATTGGAGGCCATGCTCTTCCATCACCTCTATGGTCTTCAGATCACATTGCACTCATGGCAAGTTTTAGCTATAAGCAAGGTTATATAAGCCAACAACTTTCAGTACCTCGGAACCCATGGGAAGGTAAAACCCCTGGATTAAAATTACTTCTTATGGAAGAATTTGGTGAAGGTAATGAGTACACTAGCAGGCACTGTAAACTTCTCTCTTAA
- the LOC108208475 gene encoding respiratory burst oxidase homolog protein B isoform X1, translating to MQKVGGYEEAVVYRSKKVENEVTETQVQNREAQEMKNQGSQLQADEGLGSSRPIAFKSARFKEEPKGNDPYIEITVDVADDSALVQSIKGTPDQEAALLAKRPSFSSQLSSRLRRVSRELKSSFSSSPRKSTSDNKGVKHCPSGTAQALVGLRFMHNNVGNNDGWSGVEARFDQLSVDGTLPRSCFCKCIGMTDSIEFMGELYDALARRRGITSSTITKDELHEFWKQITDTSFDARLQTFFDMVDKDADGRLTQDEIKEIITLSASANKLTKIVESADEYAALIMEELDPSNLGYAEMYNVEMLLVRLPNDSAFSATESKDLRSLISDRLLLTKDGNLMRRGYSRIGYFIHDNWRRLWVLCLWLLICAGLFLWKFFEYKHKAVFDVMGYCVCIAKGSAETLKYNMALILLPVCRNTITWLRSRTHLGLIIPFDDNVNFHKVVATGIAIGAGLHVGAHLSCDFPRLLHSTDKEYDRMEHYYGHHRPNDYWWFVSSTEGWTGMTMLVLMTVAFILANPWFRQNRFNLPRMIKRLTGYNAFWFSHHLFVIVYVLLIIHGTFIYLSKEWYAKTTWMYLAIPMVLYGIERLIRAFRSGYRTVKSLKVAVYPGNVISLQFTKPCRFKYTSGQYIFVNCSKVSPFEWHPFSLTSAPGDDHLSLHIRAAGDWTSQLKALFCRFDQPAAEINHSGLPREDLSQDLSQQSHNVHRMPKLLIDGPYGAPAQDYTQYDIVLLVGLGIGATPLISIIKDVLYHIKQKKENNAEGTESRKKPHNLFNTTRVYFYWVTREEGSFEWFKNMMNEVAENDAEQVIEVHNYCTSVYEEGDARSALITMLQTFQHAKNGVDVVSGTRIRTHFARPNWRNVFEHVAVNHPSKRVGVFYSGARSLFPELRQLSHEFSRETATKFDFHKENF from the exons ATGCAAAAAGTCGGTGGATATGAGGAAGCTGTTGTATATAG GTCAAAAAAAGTCGAAAACGAAGTCACGGAAACTCAGG TGCAAAACCGAGAAGCTCAAGAAATGAAGAATCAAGGCTCTCAACTGCAGGCTGATGAAGGCCTTGGGAGTTCTAGGCCAATAGCCTTCAAAAGTGCAAGATTCAAAGAAGAACCAAAGGGAAATGATCCCTACATAGAAATAACTGTAGATGTTGCAGATGATTCTGCCCTGGTGCAGAGCATAAAGGGCACTCCTGATCAAGAAGCAGCATTGTTAGCGAAACGCCCTTCGTTTTCTTCTCAGCTCTCCTCCAGGCTGAGAAGAGTTTCAAGGGAGTTGAAGAGTAGCTTTTCTAGTTCTCCGAGGAAAAGTACCTCTGATAACAAGGGGGTTAAGCACTGCCCCTCGGGGACTGCCCAAGCCCTTGTTGGGTTGAGATTTATGCACAATAATGTTGGAAACAATGATGGATGGTCCGGGGTGGAAGCACGATTTGATCAGCTCTCTGTTGATGGCACGTTGCCACGGTCTTGCTTCTGCAAGTGTATAG GAATGACGGATTCAATTGAGTTTATGGGGGAGCTTTATGATGCTTTAGCGCGAAGAAGGGGGATAACTTCTTCAACAATTACTAAAGATGAGCTGCATGAATTCTGGAAACAGATCACAGACACAAGTTTTGATGCTAGGCTCCAAACTTTCTTCGACAT GGTTGACAAGGATGCTGATGGAAGACTTACTCAAGATGAAATTAAAGAG ATCATCACATTAAGTGCTTCTGCAAATAAGCTAACAAAGATAGTGGAGAGTGCAGATGAGTATGCTGCCCTTATTATGGAGGAACTTGATCCTAGTAATCTTGGGTACGCCGAG ATGTATAATGTTGAAATGCTACTAGTGAGACTTCCAAATGATTCGGCCTTCTCTGCTACAGAAAGCAAGGACTTGAGAAGCCTGATAAGCGATAGGCTCCTCCTAACCAAAGATGGAAACTTAATGAGAAGAGGATACTCGAGGATCGGCTACTTCATACATGACAATTGGAGGAGGCTCTGGGTGCTTTGCCTGTGGCTTCTGATATGTGCAGGACTATTTTTATGGAAGTTCTTCGAGTACAAACATAAGGCCGTGTTTGATGTGATGGGCTATTGTGTTTGTATTGCCAAGGGTAGCGCAGAGACGTTGAAATACAACATGGCTCTCATCCTTCTTCCTGTTTGTAGAAACACTATTACTTGGCTCAGAAGCAGGACTCACTTGGGCCTTATTATTCCATTTGATGATAATGTCAATTTTCACAAG GTAGTTGCTACTGGGATAGCAATTGGAGCAGGCCTACATGTCGGGGCACACTTATCATGTGATTTCCCTAGGCTACTCCATTCGACTGATAAGGAATACGATAGAATGGAGCATTATTACGGTCATCACAGGCCGAATGACTACTGGTGGTTTGTAAGTAGCACTGAGGGTTGGACTGGCATGACAATGTTGGTGCTTATGACAGTAGCCTTCATATTAGCCAATCCATGGTTCCGACAAAACAGATTTAACCTCCCCAGAATGATCAAGCGCCTCACGGGTTACAATGCATTCTGGTTTTCTCATCATCTGTTTGTTATAGTTTATGTCCTCCTCATCATTCATGGAACTTTCATTTACCTTTCCAAAGAATGGTATGCCAAAACA ACATGGATGTATCTTGCTATTCCGATGGTCTTATATGGCATTGAACGCTTGATTAGAGCGTTTAGGTCCGGGTACAGAACTGTGAAAAGTTTGAAG GTTGCTGTATACCCAGGAAACGTGATATCCTTGCAGTTCACTAAGCCTTGTCGGTTTAAGTACACTAGTGGGCAATATATTTTCGTGAATTGTTCCAAAGTATCACCATTTGAATG GCATCCATTTTCACTTACTTCGGCTCCTGGAGATGATCATTTAAGCCTCCATATCCGAGCAGCAGGGGACTGGACATCACAGCTGAAAGCACTCTTCTGTCGG TTTGATCAGCCTGCAGCAGAAATTAATCATAGCGGCCTTCCAAGAGAAGATCTGTCACAGGATCTGTCACAGCAAAGCCATAACGTACATAG GATGCCAAAGCTCTTAATTGACGGTCCCTATGGAGCTCCGGCTCAAGACTACACACAATATGACATCGTCCTACTCGTTGGTCTGGGAATTGGAGCAACCCCTTTAATCAGCATTATCAAAGACGTGCTTTACCacatcaaacaaaaaaaagaaaataatgcaGAAGGCACTGAAAGCCGCAAGAAACCTCACAATCTGTTCAACACTACAAGGGTATATTTCTATTGGGTGACTCGCGAAGAAGGCTCGTTTGAGTGGTTCAAAAACATGATGAATGAAGTCGCGGAAAATGATGCAGAGCAGGTGATTGAGGTGCACAATTACTGCACAAGTGTGTATGAAGAAGGAGATGCGAGGTCTGCTTTAATAACCATGCTGCAGACCTTCCAGCATGCTAAAAATGGCGTCGATGTTGTGTCTGGGACGCGGATCAGGACTCATTTCGCCAGGCCTAACTGGCGCAATGTTTTTGAGCATGTTGCAGTTAATCATCCTAGCAAGCGAGTTG GAGTGTTCTATTCTGGTGCCCGCAGTTTGTTTCCGGAGCTGAGGCAGTTATCTCATGAATTCTCCCGGGAAACAGCCACAAAGTTTGATTTTCACAAGGAGAACTTTTGA
- the LOC108212192 gene encoding carbon catabolite repressor protein 4 homolog 1 isoform X3, producing the protein MGAGDFVGPEVEIEVVMSLRSKTPVVGCEINPSVRVSGHGSGQPPPHTLNFTWYRERSTAATDAQEVCSLESHLSVTDASDINPLRPIDEMAQKNNPATNPLHAAGNVLPLDLSYHNVIDVKREGITWIKLGSSRSYVPSSDDVGFALKLECVPIDHSTGVHLSQVFVVLTNPVIIFPAPSPRSMISVGSAKKSECSSIEPQSISGINFSVLSYNILADLYASRNAHQNTPAWALTWEYRSQNLLNELIGYHADIVCLQEVQSDHFDTLFQPEMERHGYSSVYKKKTKEVYTANQYITDGCAIFFRDDKFKLIIKYELEFDNHLFPVVDMLPPNQRNEVCFRLMKGNIAVVLILEAVGNDSMQNGLKPRIGVANTHIHADTNFQDAKMFQIPLLICGDMNSLPKSDPYKFVREGKVRHVSNKLRDPLGIQKHMVFSHSMRLASAYTSLGQSVSVDGKQKAKMNSKTGEPKFTNFGSGHPRTLDYIFYTEDDLKVEELLELLDKRNIGGHALPSPLWSSDHIALMASFSYKQGYISQQLSVPRNPWEGKTPGLKLLLMEEFGEGNEYTSRHCKLLS; encoded by the exons ATGGGTGCAGGAGATTTTGTGGGCCCGGAAGTTGAAATTGAAGTTGTGATGAGTCTGAGATCAAAAACTCCGGTGGTCGGTTGTGAAATTAACCCTTCTGTTCGGGTTAGTGGACATGGGTCGGGTCAGCCTCCTCCACACACCCTCAACTTCACTTG GTACCGTGAGAGGAGTACTGCTGCAACAGACGCCCAGGAAGTCTGCTCCTTGGAATCACATTTATCTGTTACTGATGCATCAGATATCAACCCCCTTCGTCCTATTGATGAGAtggcacagaaaaacaatcctgcAACCAATCCTTTGCATGCTGCTGGTAATGTATTGCCACTTGACTTAAGCTATCACAATGTGATTGATGTTAAAAGAGAAGGAATAACATGGATTAAGTTAGGATCTTCAAGATCTTATGTACCATCTTCAGATGATGTGGGTTTTGCTTTGAAATTAGAATGTGTCCCTATTGACCATTCAACTGGCGTGCATTTGTCCCAGGTGTTTGTCGTTTTAACTAATCCTGTCATAATATTTCCTGCTCCTAGCCCTCGTTCTATGATTTCAGTAGGATCTGCAAAGAAGTCTGAGTGTTCAAGTATTGAACCACAGTCTATTAGTGGTATAAACTTTTCTGTACTCTCGTATAATATCCTTGCCGATCTATATGCTAGTAGGAATGCCCACCAGAATACACCTGCTTGGGCGCTTACGTGGGAATACCGGAGTCAAAATTTACTTAACGAGCTTATTGGTTATCATGCAGATATCGTTTGCCTTCAGGAG GTACAAAGTGATCATTTTGATACATTGTTTCAACCTGAGATGGAAAGACATGGCTATTCATCAGTTTATAAGAAAAAAACCAAAGAG GTGTATACTGCTAACCAGTATATAACCGATGGATGTGCGATATTTTTCCGCGATGACAAATTCAAGCTAATCATTAAATATGAG CTTGAATTTGATAATCACCTTTTTCCTGTAGTTGACATGTTGCCACCAAATCAGAGAAATGAAGTTTGCTTTCGCCTGATGAAG GGTAACATTGCAGTTGTCTTAATATTAGAAGCAGTAGGAAATGACAGTATGCAGAATGGCCTGAAGCCCAGGATTGGTGTG GCAAACACTCACATACATGCCGATACAAATTTCCAAGATGCTAAAATGTTTCAG ATTCCTCTTTTGATATGCGGGGACATGAACTCGCTTCCAAAAAG TGATCCCTATAAATTTGTACGTGAGGGAAAAGTTAGACATGTTAGCAACAAACTCAGAGATCCATTGGGAATACAGAAACATATGGTGTTTAGTCACTCCATGCGCTtg GCTAGTGCTTATACGTCACTGGGTCAATCTGTAAGTGTGGACGGAAAGCAGAAAGCAAAAATGAACAGTAAAACTGGAGAGCCGAAGTTTACAAACTTTGGTTCAGGACATCCACGGACTCTAGactatattttctacacag AAGATGATCTAAAGGTCGAAGAGCTATTGGAGCTTCTTGATAAGAGGAACATTGGAGGCCATGCTCTTCCATCACCTCTATGGTCTTCAGATCACATTGCACTCATGGCAAGTTTTAGCTATAAGCAAGGTTATATAAGCCAACAACTTTCAGTACCTCGGAACCCATGGGAAGGTAAAACCCCTGGATTAAAATTACTTCTTATGGAAGAATTTGGTGAAGGTAATGAGTACACTAGCAGGCACTGTAAACTTCTCTCTTAA